The proteins below come from a single Drosophila kikkawai strain 14028-0561.14 chromosome 3R, DkikHiC1v2, whole genome shotgun sequence genomic window:
- the ssp5 gene encoding uncharacterized protein ssp5, translated as MHKSTPMGATWLSNLSDFQVQAIEGLNVALQDDEAVGTVYRTRFCLSQLGVRPMVKRRMLHKLILACRGSDLAFLYFLLEACYKAAGFEYSERIIMSAITYLDLEMTIRELDRILPPGVEQISRRSTTIARKFIFSQPSSLTVPQQPSKPKPVRSPYFMPLPKPKVRLANNLSSRPPRHVVTFPFWPAGERPSYNVNEESRWFANYKFQPVRRMLLGMLDEIMTEYWTQVGASKVDGEALLCEFHKEARRQEQLVKDAALVKAHQLCLSLVDTTTRHDEALKKRIVAQLDKDIENCTLRWQRLRQRHLTDVTLLEDHDQMCAMGKVPTATESNKVKYLFHEEDIAKLNSSPTMGVHVVTGQNTISQLSTVRVSDPSDEAPCPIEPNEEKPARCPPKLFGQKKPKRRVSMTPKPAEAERPTKCKKPSNQGRFFEGPREIGPFVFHYHEIPPKEQNLAPRDVIWRQIIRSLRKSAGSFPSSEDVYNARIQPREQVVAAIVQCAEGMWFGSLEAHQRSQYSDLEQPDPKPSCEEKTALEWTKEIERFDPDNLEQMKRLLRDAFAILRQDPRCVFACFPNAHESTVVLEWIKRRYGKTYSHKEINRVVRQSLPLFFKLEHKLKIVPKVETKGISNRKYTYAQHASAVKLANEIKADYSEPISKKILSVVRDCLKAMDPHLLTSSSMLKSFYAYLPVRYADMMR; from the coding sequence ATGCACAAGTCAACACCAATGGGGGCCACGTGGTTGTCCAACCTTTCGGACTTCCAAGTTCAGGCCATCGAGGGACTGAATGTCGCCCTCCAGGACGACGAAGCTGTGGGAACTGTGTACCGAACCCGGTTCTGCTTGAGCCAGCTGGGGGTCAGGCCGATGGTAAAGAGGCGTATGTTGCACAAGCTGATCCTAGCTTGCCGTGGCAGCGACCTGGCCTTTCTCTACTTCCTGCTGGAAGCCTGTTACAAGGCCGCTGGCTTCGAGTACAGCGAACGCATCATTATGTCGGCCATCACCTACCTGGACCTGGAAATGACGATACGCGAGTTGGATCGCATTTTGCCGCCGGGCGTGGAGCAGATAAGCCGCAGATCAACGACGATTGCGAGAAAATTCATCTTTTCACAGCCCTCAAGTCTCACTGTTCCTCAACAGCCCTCCAAGCCGAAGCCCGTTCGCTCCCCCTATTTCATGCCGCTGCCCAAGCCGAAGGTCCGTCTGGCCAACAACTTATCCAGCCGACCGCCTCGCCACGTGGTCACCTTTCCCTTTTGGCCGGCGGGTGAGCGGCCCAGTTATAATGTAAACGAGGAAAGCCGCTGGTTCGCCAATTACAAGTTCCAGCCCGTGCGGCGAATGCTCTTAGGGATGCTGGATGAGATCATGACCGAGTACTGGACCCAGGTGGGTGCATCAAAAGTCGACGGTGAGGCTCTCCTGTGTGAATTTCACAAGGAGGCGCGGCGCCAGGAGCAGCTGGTCAAAGATGCGGCTTTGGTTAAAGCTCATCAGCTCTGTCTATCGCTGGTGGACACTACAACGCGCCATGATGAAGCCTTAAAGAAACGCATTGTGGCGCAGCTGGACAAAGATATCGAGAATTGCACCCTGCGCTGGCAGCGACTGCGCCAGCGGCACCTCACGGACGTGACGCTCCTGGAGGACCATGACCAAATGTGTGCAATGGGGAAGGTGCCCACGGCCACTGAGTCGAACAAGGTTAAGTACCTGTTCCACGAGGAGGACATTGCTAAGCTGAATAGTTCGCCCACGATGGGAGTTCACGTGGTCACCGGCCAAAACACCATCAGTCAATTAAGCACAGTGCGGGTCTCGGATCCAAGCGACGAGGCACCCTGCCCAATAGAGCCGAACGAGGAGAAGCCGGCCAGGTGCCCGCCCAAGCTTTTCGGTCAAAAGAAGCCCAAGCGACGGGTGAGCATGACGCCAAAACCAGCTGAGGCAGAGCGACCGACGAAGTGCAAGAAGCCCTCGAATCAGGGCCGCTTTTTTGAGGGGCCTCGAGAGATCGGCCCCTTCGTGTTTCACTACCACGAGATCCCGCCGAAGGAGCAAAATCTAGCACCCAGGGACGTAATTTGGCGGCAGATCATCCGATCGCTTAGAAAGTCGGCAGGCAGCTTCCCATCCAGCGAAGATGTTTACAACGCGCGGATACAACCGCGGGAACAAGTAGTGGCCGCTATCGTCCAGTGTGCGGAAGGTATGTGGTTTGGATCTCTGGAGGCCCACCAGCGAAGTCAATATTCCGATCTGGAGCAGCCTGACCCTAAACCATCTTGCGAAGAGAAGACCGCCCTGGAATGGACCAAGGAAATAGAGCGCTTTGACCCGGACAATCTCGAGCAGATGAAACGTCTGCTCCGGGACGCATTTGCCATACTGCGCCAGGATCCGCGGTGTGTCTTTGCCTGTTTTCCCAACGCTCACGAGTCAACCGTGGTTCTAGAGTGGATCAAGAGGCGATACGGAAAGACGTACAGCCATAAGGAAATCAACCGGGTGGTACGGCAAAGTCTGCCCTTGTTCTTTAAATTGGAGCACAAGCTTAAAATAGTACCCAAAGTCGAAACCAAAGGCATTAGCAACCGCAAGTACACCTACGCTCAACATGCCAGTGCAGTGAAGCTGGCCAATGAGATAAAGGCCGACTATAGCGAGCCGATTAGTAAGAAGATCCTCAGCGTGGTCCGCGACTGCTTGAAGGCCATGGATCCACACCTGCTCACAAGCTCCTCCATGCTAAAAAGCTTCTATGCCTATCTACCCGTTCGGTATGCGGACATGATGCGTTAG
- the LOC108085599 gene encoding band 7 protein AGAP004871 isoform X1, whose protein sequence is MLQTSHIFLGSQFQIIIRFHFVMSNRNEVKPPAGPEPSKAPPLEGQGASGFQRPSNNDGGGRKPPPSRYIQTTEEEKSSVFEKCAVFICWIFVVLFFPLSLCCCILVVPEYIRLIVLRLGRLRKGAKGPGLVFFLPCIDGVQAVDMRTDVYKVWPQDVLTKDSVTITVNAVIYYCIYDAIDSIIQVDNVKEATLMIAKVTLRNIVGSKTLNVLLTSRQALSREIQEAVAEITARWGVRMERVDLMDIILPSSLERSLASEAEAVREARAKIILAEGELKASKALKEASDVMAQNKITLQLRHLQILSSIATERRVRIIYPIPMEIMEPFMDSKGPQTVTVMASTSGGGGGAGGSGGAGRSGGGGGSNILSNFFIGGTDDTQPSGTDATEPKGQDEPGFSGTLVPEPHSNAATNLRSSFVAVDMDRIQKSPLNLMQKDDAARTSTPGEQYIDRESDSEHRHPLTIASQNFRSSGAPDVYGPGILSGLPASSLVISRRLAVSWQQDNGTWQGQA, encoded by the exons ATGTTACAAACAtcacatatatttttaggttCACAGTTTCAAATAATTATACGTTTTCATTTCGTTATGAGCAATCGGAACGAAGTTAAGCCTCCCGCAGGTCCAGAACCATCTAAGGCACCGCCATTGGAAGGCCAAGGAGCTTCAGGCTTCCAAAGACCCTCCAATAATGACGGCGGCGGACGGAAGCCTCCACCTAGTCGTTACATTCAGACCA CCGAGGAGGAAAAGTCTTCGGTCTTCGAGAAGTGTGCCGTGTTCATTTGCTGGATCTTTGTAGTTCTCTTCTTCCCCTTGTCTCTGTGCTGTTGTATCCTCGTTGTACCGGAGTACATCCGCCTGATCgtactgcgattgggtcgccTTCGTAAGGGCGCTAAGGGTCCTGGACTGGTGTTTTTCCTCCCGTGCATTGATGGTGTCCAGGCGGTGGATATGCGTACCGATGTCTATAAAGTTTGGCCACAGGACGTGCTCACCAAGGACTCGGTGACGATCACTGTAAACGCTGTCATTTACTATTGCATTTATGACGCCATCGACTCGATCATCCAAGTGGACAACGTGAAAGAGGCCACCCTGATGATAGCCAAGGTAACACTGCGCAACATTGTCGGCTCCAAGACGCTCAACGTTCTGCTGACCTCCAGACAGGCGCTCTCCCGTGAGATCCAGGAGGCGGTCGCTGAGATAACCGCCCGATGGGGTGTGCGAATGGAACGGGTTGATTT AATGGATATTATATTACCGTCCAGCCTGGAGAGATCCCTGGCCAGTGAGGCGGAGGCTGTAAGGGAAGCTCGTGCCAAGATCATTTTGGCAGAGGGCGAGCTTAAGGCCTCGAAGGCCCTGAAGGAGGCATCTGATGTGATGGCCCAGAACAAGATCACTCTGCAG CTAAGGCATCTTCAGATCCTCTCCTCGATCGCCACGGAGCGAAGGGTCAGGATTATTTACCCCATACCCATGGAGATAATGGAGCCTTTCATGGATAGTAAGGGGCCACAAACGGTAACGGTAATGGCAAGTACAtctggtggcggcggcggtgctgGTGGAAGTGGTGGTGCCGGTAGaagtggcggtggcggtggcagcaATATTCTGTCCAATTTCTTTATTGGTGGAACAGACGATACCCAGCCCAGTGGTACGGATGCCACAGAGCCAAAGGGGCAAGATGAACCTGGCTTTTCAGGAACTTTAGTGCCAGAACCTCATTCCAATGCAGCAACCAATCTAAGGTCCTCGT ttGTCGCTGTAGATATGGATCGTATTCAGAAAAGTCCATTGA ATTTAATGCAAAAGGACGACGCTGCCAGGACGAGCACCCCAGGTGAGCAATACATAGATAGGGAGAGTGACTCGGAGCATCGACACCCCCTAACCATTGCTAGCCAGAATTTCAGGTCCAGTGGGGCGCCTGACGTTTATGGACCTGGAATCTTATCGGGACTTCCTGCGAGTTCGTTGGTAATCAGCCGGCGGCTGGCAGTATCCTGGCAGCAGGACAATGGGACGTGGCAAGGCCAAGCGTGA
- the LOC108085599 gene encoding band 7 protein AGAP004871 isoform X2, translating to MLQTSHIFLGSQFQIIIRFHFVMSNRNEVKPPAGPEPSKAPPLEGQGASGFQRPSNNDGGGRKPPPSRYIQTTEEEKSSVFEKCAVFICWIFVVLFFPLSLCCCILVVPEYIRLIVLRLGRLRKGAKGPGLVFFLPCIDGVQAVDMRTDVYKVWPQDVLTKDSVTITVNAVIYYCIYDAIDSIIQVDNVKEATLMIAKVTLRNIVGSKTLNVLLTSRQALSREIQEAVAEITARWGVRMERVDLMDIILPSSLERSLASEAEAVREARAKIILAEGELKASKALKEASDVMAQNKITLQLRHLQILSSIATERRVRIIYPIPMEIMEPFMDSKGPQTVTVMASTSGGGGGAGGSGGAGRSGGGGGSNILSNFFIGGTDDTQPSGTDATEPKGQDEPGFSGTLVPEPHSNAATNLRSSFVAVDMDRIQKSPLNLMQKDDAARTSTPARISGPVGRLTFMDLESYRDFLRVRW from the exons ATGTTACAAACAtcacatatatttttaggttCACAGTTTCAAATAATTATACGTTTTCATTTCGTTATGAGCAATCGGAACGAAGTTAAGCCTCCCGCAGGTCCAGAACCATCTAAGGCACCGCCATTGGAAGGCCAAGGAGCTTCAGGCTTCCAAAGACCCTCCAATAATGACGGCGGCGGACGGAAGCCTCCACCTAGTCGTTACATTCAGACCA CCGAGGAGGAAAAGTCTTCGGTCTTCGAGAAGTGTGCCGTGTTCATTTGCTGGATCTTTGTAGTTCTCTTCTTCCCCTTGTCTCTGTGCTGTTGTATCCTCGTTGTACCGGAGTACATCCGCCTGATCgtactgcgattgggtcgccTTCGTAAGGGCGCTAAGGGTCCTGGACTGGTGTTTTTCCTCCCGTGCATTGATGGTGTCCAGGCGGTGGATATGCGTACCGATGTCTATAAAGTTTGGCCACAGGACGTGCTCACCAAGGACTCGGTGACGATCACTGTAAACGCTGTCATTTACTATTGCATTTATGACGCCATCGACTCGATCATCCAAGTGGACAACGTGAAAGAGGCCACCCTGATGATAGCCAAGGTAACACTGCGCAACATTGTCGGCTCCAAGACGCTCAACGTTCTGCTGACCTCCAGACAGGCGCTCTCCCGTGAGATCCAGGAGGCGGTCGCTGAGATAACCGCCCGATGGGGTGTGCGAATGGAACGGGTTGATTT AATGGATATTATATTACCGTCCAGCCTGGAGAGATCCCTGGCCAGTGAGGCGGAGGCTGTAAGGGAAGCTCGTGCCAAGATCATTTTGGCAGAGGGCGAGCTTAAGGCCTCGAAGGCCCTGAAGGAGGCATCTGATGTGATGGCCCAGAACAAGATCACTCTGCAG CTAAGGCATCTTCAGATCCTCTCCTCGATCGCCACGGAGCGAAGGGTCAGGATTATTTACCCCATACCCATGGAGATAATGGAGCCTTTCATGGATAGTAAGGGGCCACAAACGGTAACGGTAATGGCAAGTACAtctggtggcggcggcggtgctgGTGGAAGTGGTGGTGCCGGTAGaagtggcggtggcggtggcagcaATATTCTGTCCAATTTCTTTATTGGTGGAACAGACGATACCCAGCCCAGTGGTACGGATGCCACAGAGCCAAAGGGGCAAGATGAACCTGGCTTTTCAGGAACTTTAGTGCCAGAACCTCATTCCAATGCAGCAACCAATCTAAGGTCCTCGT ttGTCGCTGTAGATATGGATCGTATTCAGAAAAGTCCATTGA ATTTAATGCAAAAGGACGACGCTGCCAGGACGAGCACCCCAG CCAGAATTTCAGGTCCAGTGGGGCGCCTGACGTTTATGGACCTGGAATCTTATCGGGACTTCCTGCGAGTTCGTTGGTAA
- the LOC108085599 gene encoding band 7 protein AGAP004871 isoform X3 gives MLQTSHIFLGSQFQIIIRFHFVMSNRNEVKPPAGPEPSKAPPLEGQGASGFQRPSNNDGGGRKPPPSRYIQTTEEEKSSVFEKCAVFICWIFVVLFFPLSLCCCILVVPEYIRLIVLRLGRLRKGAKGPGLVFFLPCIDGVQAVDMRTDVYKVWPQDVLTKDSVTITVNAVIYYCIYDAIDSIIQVDNVKEATLMIAKVTLRNIVGSKTLNVLLTSRQALSREIQEAVAEITARWGVRMERVDLMDIILPSSLERSLASEAEAVREARAKIILAEGELKASKALKEASDVMAQNKITLQLRHLQILSSIATERRVRIIYPIPMEIMEPFMDSKGPQTVTVMASTSGGGGGAGGSGGAGRSGGGGGSNILSNFFIGGTDDTQPSGTDATEPKGQDEPGFSGTLVPEPHSNAATNLRSSFVAVDMDRIQKSPLNLMQKDDAARTSTPEFQVQWGA, from the exons ATGTTACAAACAtcacatatatttttaggttCACAGTTTCAAATAATTATACGTTTTCATTTCGTTATGAGCAATCGGAACGAAGTTAAGCCTCCCGCAGGTCCAGAACCATCTAAGGCACCGCCATTGGAAGGCCAAGGAGCTTCAGGCTTCCAAAGACCCTCCAATAATGACGGCGGCGGACGGAAGCCTCCACCTAGTCGTTACATTCAGACCA CCGAGGAGGAAAAGTCTTCGGTCTTCGAGAAGTGTGCCGTGTTCATTTGCTGGATCTTTGTAGTTCTCTTCTTCCCCTTGTCTCTGTGCTGTTGTATCCTCGTTGTACCGGAGTACATCCGCCTGATCgtactgcgattgggtcgccTTCGTAAGGGCGCTAAGGGTCCTGGACTGGTGTTTTTCCTCCCGTGCATTGATGGTGTCCAGGCGGTGGATATGCGTACCGATGTCTATAAAGTTTGGCCACAGGACGTGCTCACCAAGGACTCGGTGACGATCACTGTAAACGCTGTCATTTACTATTGCATTTATGACGCCATCGACTCGATCATCCAAGTGGACAACGTGAAAGAGGCCACCCTGATGATAGCCAAGGTAACACTGCGCAACATTGTCGGCTCCAAGACGCTCAACGTTCTGCTGACCTCCAGACAGGCGCTCTCCCGTGAGATCCAGGAGGCGGTCGCTGAGATAACCGCCCGATGGGGTGTGCGAATGGAACGGGTTGATTT AATGGATATTATATTACCGTCCAGCCTGGAGAGATCCCTGGCCAGTGAGGCGGAGGCTGTAAGGGAAGCTCGTGCCAAGATCATTTTGGCAGAGGGCGAGCTTAAGGCCTCGAAGGCCCTGAAGGAGGCATCTGATGTGATGGCCCAGAACAAGATCACTCTGCAG CTAAGGCATCTTCAGATCCTCTCCTCGATCGCCACGGAGCGAAGGGTCAGGATTATTTACCCCATACCCATGGAGATAATGGAGCCTTTCATGGATAGTAAGGGGCCACAAACGGTAACGGTAATGGCAAGTACAtctggtggcggcggcggtgctgGTGGAAGTGGTGGTGCCGGTAGaagtggcggtggcggtggcagcaATATTCTGTCCAATTTCTTTATTGGTGGAACAGACGATACCCAGCCCAGTGGTACGGATGCCACAGAGCCAAAGGGGCAAGATGAACCTGGCTTTTCAGGAACTTTAGTGCCAGAACCTCATTCCAATGCAGCAACCAATCTAAGGTCCTCGT ttGTCGCTGTAGATATGGATCGTATTCAGAAAAGTCCATTGA ATTTAATGCAAAAGGACGACGCTGCCAGGACGAGCACCCCAG AATTTCAGGTCCAGTGGGGCGCCTGA
- the LOC108085611 gene encoding ubiquitin-conjugating enzyme E2 H — protein sequence MANVVVSTTSPMAGRRLLRDVNRLLASGYHIVADENMANLNVRFEGPLGSIYQGGVWTVNLSMPLEYPLKAPRVRFVTKILHPNIEFTSGLVCLNAFKQAWSASYDLVNIFDTFLPQLLRHPNPHDPLNHRAAAIMKHSEQLFREHVMVCVKMYALPLPSDPRNLVEEGLEKHSSDLSLSDLLSDDDEDEGDRAGSGAGAGDSACGDSANAPDPGDGPAPGPGAGDAAAAGSDC from the coding sequence ATGGCCAACGTGGTGGTAAGCACAACGTCGCCGATGGCTGGGCGGCGCCTGCTCCGGGACGTGAACCGACTGCTGGCGTCGGGCTATCACATTGTGGCGGATGAGAACATGGCCAACCTGAACGTGCGCTTCGAGGGGCCGCTGGGCAGCATCTATCAGGGCGGCGTTTGGACCGTGAACTTGTCCATGCCGCTGGAGTATCCGCTGAAGGCTCCGCGCGTCCGCTTCGTCACCAAGATTCTGCACCCGAACATTGAGTTCACCTCGGGACTGGTCTGCTTAAATGCATTCAAGCAGGCCTGGTCGGCTAGCTACGACCTGGTCAACATCTTCGACACCTTTCTGCCGCAGCTGCTGCGCCACCCGAATCCGCATGACCCGCTCAATCACCGGGCCGCCGCCATCATGAAGCACTCGGAGCAGCTCTTTCGTGAGCACGTTATGGTGTGCGTGAAGATGTACGCCCTGCCTCTGCCGTCCGATCCGCGTAACCTAGTCGAGGAGGGCCTCGAGAAGCATTCTTCGGACCTCAGTCTCTCTGATCTCCTGTCGGATGACGACGAGGATGAAGGCGACCGAGCTGGATCTGGAGCCGGAGCTGGTGATAGTGCTTGTGGGGATTCTGCAAATGCTCCTGATCCGGGGGATGGTCCCGCCCCTGGCCCTGGAGCTGGCgacgcagctgctgctggaagCGATTgttaa
- the LOC108085597 gene encoding citrate synthase, mitochondrial, whose translation MQNSRTYSSHLKLAKISSFYLCSNTPLQPITVRSYGDSNSSGDTGIKAELAKKIPEMREWFLNTKNLHGNKTIAQVTINSVIGGMRGLPLLICDTSSLDKDTGISYRGYPLKDVCEQLPRVVEGSKEGTPEGCFFLLTTGRLPTKEEAEEVTKEWIKRSKLPSYCQKLMDSMDTKIHPMAQFSAAIACLDPESKFVEAYNKGAKRQDYWKYIYEDAMNLCAYLPTVASIIYQNVFKDGSGTRETDKEQDWSGNYARMLGIDHKDFSDLMRLYLVIHADHESGNVSAHASHLVGSALSNPYLCFSASMCGLAGILHGLANQEVLVWLTKLRKDIGDEPTDDQLRKFIDDTLKSGRVIPGYGHAVLRVTDPRFTLQNEFAMKHCKDDPGVKLVTRLWKIVPEVLGKLGKVANPYPNVDAHSGVLLQHYSFNEMQYYTVLFGVSRALGVLSQLIWARALGAPIERPKSISSLELCKTIHKEEKKSDK comes from the exons ATGCAGAATTCCAGAACTTACTCAAGCCATTTGAAGCTAGCCAAAATATCCAGTTTCTATCTCTGTTCCAACACTCCCCTGCAGCCCATCACGGTAAGATCATATGGCGACTCCAATAGCAGCGGGGACACGGGCATAAAGGCCGAACTGGCCAAGAAGATACCCGAGATGCGAGAATGGTTTCTGAACACAAAGAATCTCCATGGAAATAAGACAATCGCACAGGTCACCATCAACAGCGTGATAGGTGGCATGCGGGGTTTGCCACTCCTTATATGCGATACCTCCAG TCTGGATAAGGATACGGGTATCTCCTATCGCGGCTACCCGCTCAAGGATGTCTGCGAACAGCTGCCACGCGTAGTGGAGGGCTCGAAGGAGGGCACGCCCGAGGGCTGCTTCTTCCTTCTGACCACTGGAAGGCTTCCCACAAAGGAGGAGGCGGAAGAGGTGACCAAGGAGTGGATTAAGCGGAGCAAGCTGCCCAGTTACTGCCAGAAGCTAATGGACTCAATGGACACGAAGATTCATCCAATGGCGCAGTTTAGCGCAGCAATTGCCTGCCTCGATCCGGAAAGCAAATTCGTCGAAGCTTACAATAAAGGCGCCAAGCGACAAGACTACTGGAAGTACATCTACGAGGATGCAATGAACCTGTGCGCCTATCTGCCCACTGTGGCATCGATCATCTACCAAAACGTATTCAAGGACGGTAGTGGAACCCGTGAGACCGACAAGGAGCAAGACTGGTCCGGGAACTACGCCCGCATGCTGGGAATCGATCACAAAGACTTTTCCGATCTGATGCGCCTTTACTTGGTCATACATGCGGATCACGAGAGTGGCAACGTCTCGGCCCACGCCTCACATTTGGTGGGCTCGGCTCTAAGTAATCCCTATCTATGCTTCTCGGCCAGCATGTGTGGTCTGGCTGGCATCCTTCACGGACTGGCCAATCAGGAAGTGCTTGTCTGGCTAACCAAACTAAGAAAGGACATCGGTGATGAGCCCACTGATGATCAGCTAAGAAAGTTTATCGACGACACGCTCAAGAGCGGTCgg GTTATTCCCGGCTATGGGCACGCCGTTCTGCGGGTCACCGATCCCCGATTTACCCTGCAGAACGAATTCGCCATGAAGCACTGCAAAGACGATCCCGGCGTTAAACTGGTGACCCGCCTATGGAAGATCGTGCCAGAGGTTCTGGGAAAGCTGGGTAAGGTGGCCAATCCCTACCCGAATGTGGATGCCCACTCGGGAGTCCTGCTGCAGCACTATTCCTTCAATGAGATGCAGTACTACACGGTACTGTTTGGCGTGTCCCGGGCATTGGGTGTGCTCTCGCAGCTGATCTGGGCCCGGGCTCTGGGGGCACCCATCGAAAGGCCGAAGTCCATCTCCTCTTTAGAACTTTGTAAGACAATCCATAAAGAAGAGAAAAAGAGTGATAAGTGA